In Allomuricauda ruestringensis DSM 13258, the following proteins share a genomic window:
- a CDS encoding glutamate synthase subunit beta, with product MGKITGFLEYDRKDEAYAPVKERIKNYKEFTKPLKESELKNQGARCMDCGIPFCHSGCPLGNLIPDFNDAVYKGKWEKAAEILHSTNNFPEFTGRLCPAPCEEACVLGINEPAVSIENIEKNIVETAFNNGWVKPEAPLTRTGKKVAVIGSGPAGLAAAQQLNRAGHNVTVFERDEKPGGLLRYGIPDFKMEKNVIDRRLEIMEQEGIEFKNGVHVGVDITATELQKEFDSIVLCGGATVRRSLPVPGADAKGVVQAMDFLPQNNRKVDGIPFEGEEISAKDKKVIVIGGGDTGSDCIGTSIRQGATSVTNFEIMPKGTTDRPEGQPWPFWPMRLRTSSSHKEGADRVFSISTKKFDTDKDGNLKSLVTVEVEWIKQPGQRPMLKEVEGTEKEWDCDLVLLALGFTGSETTVADQLNLETDSRTNIKASAADYKTNIPGVFVAGDQRRGQSLIVWAISEGREAAHYVDTYLMGKSDLPLKGEGDLPRV from the coding sequence ATGGGAAAGATTACAGGATTTTTGGAATATGACAGAAAGGACGAAGCATACGCTCCTGTCAAAGAACGTATCAAAAACTATAAGGAGTTTACAAAACCTTTAAAGGAAAGTGAATTAAAGAACCAAGGAGCCCGTTGTATGGATTGTGGAATTCCATTTTGCCATAGCGGATGTCCGTTGGGCAATTTAATTCCCGATTTTAACGATGCCGTTTACAAAGGAAAGTGGGAAAAGGCTGCCGAGATACTTCATTCCACCAATAATTTTCCAGAATTTACAGGAAGATTGTGTCCCGCACCATGCGAAGAAGCATGCGTATTGGGAATCAACGAGCCAGCCGTTTCCATTGAAAACATCGAAAAAAACATCGTGGAAACAGCCTTTAATAACGGATGGGTAAAACCTGAAGCACCATTGACTCGAACTGGTAAAAAAGTGGCCGTGATAGGCTCCGGACCAGCAGGTTTAGCTGCCGCTCAACAATTGAATCGCGCAGGCCATAATGTTACTGTTTTCGAAAGAGATGAAAAGCCTGGAGGCCTTTTACGATATGGCATTCCAGATTTTAAGATGGAGAAAAACGTTATCGATAGAAGACTGGAGATAATGGAACAAGAAGGTATTGAATTTAAAAATGGGGTTCATGTTGGGGTGGATATCACGGCAACAGAACTTCAAAAAGAATTTGATTCCATTGTACTTTGTGGAGGAGCAACAGTTAGGCGTAGTCTTCCCGTTCCTGGCGCAGATGCCAAAGGAGTTGTCCAAGCCATGGACTTTTTGCCACAGAACAACAGAAAAGTAGATGGAATTCCATTTGAAGGGGAAGAAATTTCTGCAAAAGACAAAAAAGTAATTGTAATCGGTGGTGGAGATACCGGTTCAGACTGTATTGGTACTTCCATAAGACAGGGAGCAACTTCCGTCACTAATTTTGAAATAATGCCAAAAGGCACAACAGACCGTCCCGAAGGACAACCATGGCCCTTTTGGCCCATGCGATTGCGCACCAGTTCTTCTCACAAAGAAGGGGCCGACCGTGTATTCAGTATTTCCACAAAAAAATTCGATACTGACAAAGACGGTAATTTAAAAAGCTTGGTAACTGTGGAAGTTGAATGGATCAAGCAACCTGGCCAACGACCCATGCTCAAAGAAGTAGAAGGGACAGAAAAGGAATGGGACTGTGATCTAGTTTTATTGGCCCTTGGCTTTACGGGATCAGAAACCACGGTTGCTGATCAATTAAATCTTGAAACGGACTCAAGAACAAACATAAAAGCTTCTGCAGCGGATTATAAAACCAATATTCCCGGAGTTTTTGTGGCGGGCGATCAAAGAAGAGGGCAATCCCTTATTGTTTGGGCCATTTCTGAGGGAAGAGAAGCTGCACACTATGTGGATACATATCTGATGGGGAAATCGGATTTGCCCTTAAAAGGCGAGGGAGATCTACCCAGAGTATAA